From Phenylobacterium montanum, the proteins below share one genomic window:
- a CDS encoding NAD(P)/FAD-dependent oxidoreductase, with protein MSEDILVIGAGIAGLNTALALAPHGHRLVLLERDAAPPSSDPDHAFFDWSRRGVGHLRHSHAFLARLRTIIKDHHPALLEQLLAAGCREIRFADMLPDALKAAYAPEPGDQDMAVLTSRRTTLELVMRRYVEQLPGVSVVSDVFVRGLLLEPMEAGQFRVAGVKGEVGGEAHEWRAAVTIDAAGRNSQAFEQLQEAGAAVGEEAEDCGILYYTRHYRRLPDRPEPQSKAPGTGDLAFIKYGLFPGDNGCFSITLAVPEVETGIRQAIVRPEVFDKVCGLLPGLAPWADAENAEPISKVFGMGDLKSRWRSFVSSEGRATLGFFAVGDSLVRTNPLYGRGCSFAAVEAQILAGVLEQATDPGVRARLYDTRVRDELTVYYDDMRSQDRAAVRRALRARDPDFAPTLQQRLRQSFIDDGVRIAVRSDIHLLRAAMRDFHMIDPPGAWMKRPRHMAKVVGSWARGKKRNAHLYPPPLGPDRRSMLSALGIAEA; from the coding sequence ATGTCCGAGGACATTCTGGTGATCGGCGCAGGGATCGCCGGTCTGAACACAGCCCTGGCCCTTGCTCCGCACGGCCATCGACTGGTGCTTCTGGAGCGGGACGCGGCGCCGCCGTCCAGCGACCCGGACCACGCCTTTTTCGACTGGAGCCGCCGCGGGGTCGGTCATCTGCGGCACAGCCACGCCTTCCTGGCCCGGCTACGCACGATCATCAAGGATCATCACCCCGCCCTGCTGGAGCAATTGCTGGCTGCCGGCTGCCGCGAGATCCGCTTCGCCGACATGCTGCCGGACGCGCTGAAGGCGGCCTACGCCCCAGAGCCGGGCGATCAGGACATGGCGGTGCTGACCAGCCGGCGCACCACGCTGGAGTTGGTCATGCGCCGCTATGTCGAGCAGCTACCGGGCGTGTCGGTGGTGTCCGACGTTTTCGTACGCGGCCTTTTGCTGGAGCCGATGGAGGCCGGGCAGTTCCGAGTGGCGGGCGTCAAAGGCGAAGTCGGGGGCGAGGCCCACGAGTGGCGCGCAGCGGTGACCATCGACGCCGCTGGCCGCAACTCGCAGGCCTTCGAGCAGTTGCAGGAGGCCGGCGCCGCGGTCGGCGAGGAGGCCGAGGACTGCGGCATTCTCTATTACACCCGCCACTATCGCCGCCTTCCCGACCGGCCCGAGCCGCAGAGCAAGGCGCCGGGCACGGGCGACCTCGCCTTCATCAAGTACGGCCTGTTTCCGGGCGACAACGGCTGCTTCTCCATCACCCTGGCCGTACCGGAGGTCGAAACCGGCATCCGCCAGGCGATCGTGCGGCCGGAGGTGTTCGACAAGGTCTGCGGCCTGCTTCCGGGCCTGGCCCCTTGGGCCGATGCGGAAAACGCCGAGCCGATCAGCAAGGTGTTCGGCATGGGAGACCTGAAGAGCCGCTGGCGCAGCTTTGTCAGCTCCGAGGGGCGCGCGACCCTGGGCTTCTTCGCCGTCGGCGACAGCCTCGTGCGCACCAACCCGCTCTATGGCCGCGGCTGCTCCTTCGCCGCAGTCGAGGCGCAGATCCTGGCCGGCGTGCTGGAACAGGCCACAGATCCCGGCGTGCGGGCGCGCCTCTACGACACCCGCGTGCGCGACGAGCTCACCGTCTACTACGATGACATGCGCAGCCAGGACCGCGCGGCGGTCCGGCGGGCGCTTCGGGCGCGCGACCCGGACTTCGCCCCCACCTTGCAGCAGCGCCTTCGCCAGAGCTTTATAGACGACGGGGTGCGGATTGCGGTGCGATCGGACATCCATCTGCTGCGCGCCGCCATGCGCGACTTCCACATGATCGACCCGCCTGGCGCCTGGATGAAGCGGCCCCGGCACATGGCCAAGGTGGTAGGGTCCTGGGCGCGGGGCAAAAAGCGCAACGCCCACCTCTACCCGCCGCCGCTCGGCCCCGATCGCCGGTCCATGCTGTCGGCATTGGGCATCGCAGAAGCATAG
- a CDS encoding efflux RND transporter periplasmic adaptor subunit produces MLRLSPLAVIVAVSLMVSACGGKKNDHGVQPLDVTVANPLSRNVVEWDDFVGQFIAVDSVDVRPRVSGYLQEVAFKDGQTVRKGQLLFVIDPRPYQAALDQAKGQAAHAQAAMANAKTELDRGKKLLDAKAISEQAYDTLVATDRQAQADLVAAEAAVRTAALNLEFTRVTAPLGGRISDRRVAPGNLVAADTTVLTNIVDLNPIRFSFTGSEALYLKYSRANEAGTRTSSRDAANPVEIRLQDEPNYRWKGHMEFVDNALDNSSGTIRGRAVVDNPDGFLTPGMFGHMRLLGSGAYNALLLPDQAVVTDQTRQVIYVVDGGGVVSQRPVELGPLSGGLRVIKSGVGPNDRVIIDGMQRARPGQKVNAKPGSIPVSASASGQGGLITPPAGSATIVDAGR; encoded by the coding sequence ATGCTAAGACTCTCCCCCCTGGCCGTCATCGTGGCCGTCTCCTTGATGGTCTCGGCCTGCGGGGGAAAGAAGAACGATCACGGTGTTCAACCGCTCGACGTGACCGTGGCCAATCCGCTTTCACGCAATGTGGTCGAATGGGACGACTTCGTCGGCCAGTTCATCGCCGTGGACTCGGTCGATGTCCGCCCGCGAGTCTCCGGCTATTTGCAGGAGGTCGCCTTCAAGGACGGCCAGACCGTACGCAAGGGGCAGCTTCTGTTCGTGATCGACCCGCGGCCCTACCAGGCGGCGCTCGACCAGGCCAAGGGGCAGGCCGCCCATGCCCAGGCCGCGATGGCCAACGCCAAGACCGAACTCGACCGTGGCAAGAAGCTCTTAGACGCCAAGGCGATCAGCGAGCAGGCCTATGACACCCTGGTGGCCACGGATCGCCAGGCCCAGGCGGACCTGGTCGCTGCGGAGGCCGCGGTGCGGACCGCCGCCCTCAATCTCGAATTCACCCGGGTCACCGCTCCGCTCGGCGGCCGAATCTCTGACCGGCGGGTCGCGCCCGGCAATCTGGTCGCCGCCGACACCACCGTCCTGACCAACATCGTCGACCTGAACCCGATCCGCTTCTCCTTCACCGGCTCAGAGGCGCTCTATCTCAAATACTCCCGCGCCAACGAGGCAGGGACGCGGACGTCTTCGCGCGACGCCGCCAATCCGGTGGAAATCCGGCTGCAGGATGAGCCGAACTATCGCTGGAAGGGGCATATGGAGTTCGTCGACAACGCGCTCGACAACAGCTCCGGCACCATCCGCGGCCGCGCGGTGGTCGACAATCCCGACGGCTTTTTGACCCCTGGCATGTTCGGGCACATGCGCCTGCTGGGTTCGGGCGCCTACAACGCCCTTCTGTTGCCCGACCAGGCCGTAGTCACCGACCAAACGCGCCAAGTGATCTATGTGGTCGATGGCGGCGGGGTGGTCAGCCAGCGCCCGGTCGAGCTCGGCCCCCTGTCCGGCGGACTGCGCGTGATCAAGTCCGGTGTGGGGCCGAACGATCGGGTGATCATCGACGGCATGCAGCGCGCCCGCCCGGGGCAGAAGGTCAACGCCAAGCCGGGCTCGATCCCGGTTTCGGCGTCCGCCAGCGGCCAGGGCGGATTGATCACGCCCCCGGCCGGATCGGCGACCATCGTCGATGCGGGTCGCTGA
- a CDS encoding efflux RND transporter permease subunit, producing the protein MKLSHFFIERPVFAAVVAILITLVGAIAYPSLPVAQYPNIAPPTVVVSATYPGASAETLADAVATPIEEQINGVEDMLYMSSQSTGDGHVNITVTFKLGTDPNNAQVLVENRVATATPHLPAEVVASGVTVRKASTDFLLAVHMYSPDGSLDQQYIANYVGLHIRDALLRVPGVGDIGSRAARDYSMRIWIDPDRAAARNLTVDDVVAALRSHNVQVAAGAIGAPPLNREGSAYQLNVETLGRLMTPQQFGDIVIKSDLLGRVTKVTDVARIELGAADYTTNAYMNKYNAVALGILQQPGTNALQTADAIVAQMNTLKRDFPPGLDYKIIYNPTDYVRASIDEVEKTLFEALALVVVVVMIFLQSWRAAVIPIIAIPVSLIGTFAVMGAFGFSLNTLSLFGLVLAIGIVVDDAIVVVENVERLLHLGMTPREAAHQTMDEVGGALVAIALVLTAVFVPTAFISGISGQFYKQFALTIATATVFSLIISLTLSPALAALIMKPHAAPKAGVKLGLLTRFGQKFNAGFDALSGRYSRLVRRLVRLVAVMLLLYAGLLGLTGWRLTATPTGFIPTQDQGQLLVAVNLPPGASLGRTDAIMHQVRDILLGTPGVEAASIYAGVDATSGTTSSDSGQIYLMLKPFPERYRKHQETPKVMAELKKRLSVINGAEIKLIVPPSVRGIGTTGGFKLIVEDQGGHSYQQLEATTRDLAEATKSEPAIGSAFVTFNTRTPRMYADIDRTKAEMLGVPDASIFDTLQTYLGSTYINDFNLFGHTFQVLAQADAPYRNDISRLPELQTRSNTGAMVPLGSVVNLKPITGPYRVLRYNLFPAAEINGDAAPGYSSGQAMAAMERLARERLPAGYNVEWTELAYQQKLAGNTGGVVFVLAVVFVFLLLAALYESVTLPLAVILIVPMCLLAAMLGVNLRGMDNNILTQIGLVVLIGLAAKNAILIVEFARQGELEHGLESHDAAVEAGRTRLRPILMTSAAFILGVFPLAFATGAGAEMRQALGVAVFFGMIGVTVFGLMFTPVFYVACRWISHRLPQPPRKRPAVPTTSGTPHETELAEEG; encoded by the coding sequence ATGAAGCTGTCGCACTTCTTCATCGAGCGGCCGGTGTTCGCGGCCGTGGTGGCGATCCTGATCACCCTGGTCGGCGCCATCGCCTACCCGTCTTTGCCGGTGGCGCAGTACCCCAATATCGCCCCGCCGACGGTGGTGGTCAGCGCCACCTATCCCGGCGCCTCGGCCGAGACCCTGGCCGACGCCGTGGCCACGCCGATCGAGGAGCAGATCAACGGGGTCGAGGACATGCTCTACATGTCCTCGCAGTCCACCGGCGACGGCCACGTCAACATCACCGTCACCTTTAAGCTGGGCACCGATCCCAACAACGCCCAGGTGCTGGTCGAAAACCGGGTGGCCACCGCCACGCCGCACCTGCCGGCCGAGGTGGTCGCTTCGGGCGTCACCGTGCGCAAAGCCTCGACCGATTTCCTGCTGGCGGTGCACATGTACTCGCCGGACGGGTCGCTGGATCAGCAATACATCGCCAACTATGTCGGCCTGCACATCCGCGACGCCCTGCTGCGGGTGCCGGGCGTGGGCGACATCGGCAGCCGGGCCGCCCGCGACTATTCGATGCGCATCTGGATCGATCCCGACCGGGCGGCGGCGCGCAACTTGACGGTCGACGACGTGGTCGCAGCCCTGCGAAGCCACAACGTCCAGGTCGCCGCCGGCGCCATCGGCGCCCCGCCGCTCAATCGGGAAGGCAGCGCCTATCAGCTGAACGTCGAGACCCTGGGGCGGCTGATGACCCCGCAGCAGTTCGGCGACATCGTCATCAAGTCCGATCTCCTGGGCCGGGTGACCAAGGTCACCGACGTGGCCCGCATCGAGCTGGGCGCCGCGGACTACACCACCAACGCCTACATGAACAAATACAACGCCGTGGCGCTCGGCATCCTGCAGCAGCCCGGCACCAACGCGCTGCAGACGGCCGACGCCATCGTGGCGCAGATGAACACCCTCAAACGCGATTTCCCGCCGGGGCTGGACTACAAGATCATCTACAATCCAACCGACTACGTGCGCGCGTCGATCGACGAGGTCGAAAAGACCCTGTTCGAGGCCCTGGCGCTGGTGGTCGTCGTGGTGATGATCTTCCTGCAGAGCTGGCGCGCGGCGGTGATCCCGATCATCGCCATCCCGGTCTCGCTGATTGGCACCTTTGCGGTGATGGGCGCTTTCGGGTTTTCGTTGAACACGCTGTCGCTGTTTGGCCTGGTCCTGGCCATCGGCATCGTGGTCGACGACGCCATCGTCGTGGTGGAGAACGTGGAGCGCCTGCTGCACCTGGGGATGACCCCGCGCGAGGCTGCGCACCAGACCATGGACGAGGTCGGTGGGGCCCTGGTCGCCATCGCCCTGGTGCTGACCGCCGTGTTCGTGCCGACGGCCTTCATCAGCGGCATTTCCGGGCAGTTCTACAAGCAGTTCGCTCTGACCATCGCAACGGCGACCGTGTTTTCTCTGATCATCTCGCTGACCCTGTCGCCGGCCCTGGCGGCCCTGATCATGAAGCCGCACGCCGCCCCCAAGGCGGGCGTCAAGCTGGGGCTGCTGACCCGCTTCGGCCAGAAGTTCAACGCGGGCTTCGACGCCCTCAGCGGTCGCTATTCCCGTCTCGTTCGCCGGCTGGTGCGGCTCGTGGCGGTGATGCTGCTGCTCTATGCCGGGCTGCTGGGCCTGACCGGCTGGCGCCTGACCGCCACGCCGACCGGCTTCATTCCGACCCAGGACCAGGGTCAGCTTCTGGTGGCGGTCAATCTGCCGCCCGGGGCTTCGCTCGGCCGCACGGACGCCATCATGCACCAGGTGCGCGACATCCTGCTCGGCACCCCGGGAGTCGAGGCCGCCTCAATCTATGCCGGCGTCGACGCCACCAGCGGCACGACCTCGTCGGACTCCGGCCAGATCTACTTGATGCTGAAGCCGTTCCCGGAGCGCTATCGAAAGCACCAGGAAACGCCGAAAGTGATGGCCGAGCTGAAGAAGCGGCTCAGCGTGATCAACGGCGCCGAAATCAAGCTGATCGTGCCCCCGTCGGTGCGCGGCATCGGCACCACCGGCGGCTTCAAGCTGATCGTCGAGGACCAGGGCGGGCACAGCTATCAGCAGCTCGAGGCCACGACCCGGGACCTTGCCGAAGCGACCAAGAGCGAGCCGGCGATCGGCTCGGCCTTCGTCACCTTCAACACCCGCACCCCGCGGATGTATGCCGACATCGACCGCACCAAGGCCGAGATGCTGGGCGTGCCCGACGCCAGCATCTTCGACACGCTGCAGACCTATCTCGGCTCGACCTACATCAACGACTTCAACCTGTTCGGCCACACCTTCCAGGTGCTGGCCCAGGCCGACGCCCCCTATCGCAACGACATCTCGCGGCTGCCGGAGTTGCAGACCCGCTCGAACACGGGCGCCATGGTGCCGCTGGGCTCGGTGGTTAATCTGAAGCCGATCACGGGCCCCTACCGGGTGCTGCGCTACAACCTGTTCCCGGCCGCCGAGATCAACGGCGACGCCGCGCCCGGCTATTCCAGCGGCCAGGCCATGGCGGCGATGGAACGGCTGGCGCGCGAGCGGCTTCCGGCCGGCTACAACGTCGAATGGACCGAGCTGGCCTACCAGCAGAAGCTGGCCGGCAACACCGGCGGGGTGGTGTTCGTACTGGCGGTCGTGTTCGTCTTCCTCCTGCTTGCGGCGCTTTATGAGAGTGTGACCCTGCCGCTGGCGGTGATCCTGATCGTGCCCATGTGCCTCTTGGCCGCCATGCTCGGCGTGAACCTGCGCGGCATGGACAACAACATCCTGACCCAGATCGGCCTGGTCGTGCTGATCGGCCTCGCCGCCAAGAACGCCATCCTGATCGTCGAGTTCGCCCGCCAGGGCGAGCTGGAGCATGGCCTGGAGTCCCACGACGCCGCCGTCGAGGCCGGGCGCACGCGCCTGCGGCCGATCCTGATGACCTCGGCCGCCTTCATCCTGGGCGTGTTCCCGCTGGCCTTCGCCACCGGCGCCGGGGCTGAGATGCGCCAGGCCCTGGGGGTGGCGGTGTTCTTCGGCATGATCGGGGTGACGGTGTTCGGCCTGATGTTCACGCCGGTGTTCTATGTCGCCTGCCGGTGGATCTCGCACCGCTTGCCGCAGCCGCCGCGCAAGCGGCCGGCGGTGCCCACGACCAGCGGCACGCCGCACGAGACCGAATTGGCCGAGGAGGGTTGA
- a CDS encoding efflux transporter outer membrane subunit — protein sequence MRRPLFLLLAAAGLAGCAVGPRYATPQTPAPAAGSFSSAPAVVTSGDATSPTWWRLYQDPVLDRLVEQALAENLDLKVAAANLDYAEGLVSETRSNLLPSTTLDAGAAYGRSAAANQAAIAAGKSHAKAGWGYSTGFSAAYQVDLFGQVRRAIEAARANAGAAQAAEDAVRVTVAAEATSAYAQACGFAAQAAVARRSLAAAQETFDISRRQREAGAISDFDLARAEAALEQARAAIAPLDGQRRTALLELAALLGKTPSEIPAEAAACVAPPQLAQPLPTGDGATLLRRRPDVRQAERVLASDTARIGVAVAEFYPSVSLGGSIADAAGSVGGLRRPGSISYSLGPLVTWSFPNIALARAHVIEARAQASGALASFDSTVLQALKETEQALTAYGAELDRHGALKAAAARSDEALRLARIQYEAGTISMLDLLTAQATALGADQALAASDQQLALDQVAVFQALGGGWEQAPKVTALKVG from the coding sequence ATGAGGCGTCCGCTTTTCCTCCTGCTCGCCGCCGCCGGACTGGCCGGCTGCGCCGTCGGGCCGCGCTATGCGACGCCGCAGACGCCGGCGCCCGCCGCCGGGTCGTTCTCCTCGGCGCCAGCCGTCGTGACCTCGGGCGATGCGACCTCGCCGACCTGGTGGCGGCTCTACCAGGACCCGGTGCTGGACCGCCTGGTCGAACAGGCCCTGGCCGAGAACCTCGACCTCAAGGTCGCGGCCGCCAATCTCGACTACGCCGAAGGCCTGGTCAGCGAGACCCGCAGCAACCTTCTGCCCAGCACGACCCTCGACGCCGGCGCCGCCTATGGACGAAGCGCCGCCGCCAACCAGGCGGCCATCGCCGCCGGCAAGTCACATGCCAAGGCGGGCTGGGGCTATTCCACCGGCTTCAGCGCCGCCTATCAGGTCGATCTGTTCGGCCAGGTCCGCCGTGCGATCGAGGCCGCCCGGGCCAATGCCGGCGCCGCCCAGGCGGCGGAGGACGCGGTGCGCGTGACTGTCGCCGCCGAAGCCACCTCGGCCTACGCCCAGGCCTGCGGCTTTGCGGCCCAGGCGGCGGTGGCGCGCCGGTCGCTGGCGGCGGCGCAGGAAACCTTCGACATCTCCCGCCGCCAGCGGGAGGCCGGCGCCATATCCGACTTCGATCTCGCCCGCGCCGAGGCGGCGCTGGAGCAGGCGAGGGCGGCGATTGCGCCCTTGGATGGGCAGAGGCGCACGGCGCTGCTTGAGCTGGCGGCGCTCCTCGGCAAGACCCCCTCCGAGATCCCCGCCGAGGCTGCGGCCTGCGTTGCGCCCCCGCAGCTCGCCCAACCCCTGCCCACCGGCGATGGCGCGACCCTCTTGCGTCGGCGACCGGACGTGCGCCAGGCCGAGCGGGTGCTCGCCTCCGACACGGCCAGGATCGGCGTCGCGGTGGCGGAATTCTATCCCAGCGTCTCCCTTGGCGGCTCGATCGCCGACGCTGCGGGTTCGGTCGGCGGCCTGCGCAGGCCGGGGTCGATCTCCTATTCGCTGGGGCCGCTGGTAACCTGGTCGTTTCCCAATATCGCCCTGGCGCGGGCCCATGTGATCGAGGCCCGGGCTCAGGCCTCCGGCGCCCTGGCCAGCTTTGACTCCACCGTGTTGCAGGCCCTGAAGGAGACCGAGCAGGCGCTGACCGCCTATGGCGCCGAACTGGACCGTCACGGCGCGCTGAAGGCCGCCGCCGCCAGGAGCGACGAGGCGCTTCGGCTGGCGCGGATCCAGTATGAGGCCGGCACGATCAGCATGCTGGACCTTCTGACCGCCCAGGCGACAGCCCTGGGCGCTGACCAGGCTCTGGCGGCTTCGGACCAGCAACTGGCCCTAGACCAGGTGGCGGTATTCCAGGCCCTTGGCGGCGGCTGGGAGCAGGCGCCCAAGGTCACCGCGTTGAAGGTCGGCTGA
- a CDS encoding cryptochrome/photolyase family protein, which translates to MVGANPARPALVWFRQDLRLADNPALAAAAASGRPIIPVFVLAVGDTTRPRGAASLWWLDKSLRKLAESLEAKGLRLVLRLGDPQVQLLSLAQEVGAGLVVWNRLYDPAAVERDTAIKRDLEEAGVEARSFNGALLNEPWTVRTGAGGPFKVFTAYWRAAKPMVAAEPAPVIPDELTGPRDWPAGDHLDDWRLHPTAPDWSTGFSDWAPGEAGALARLEDFLQHGLKGYSERRDPPARDGGSRLSPHLHWGEIGPRQVWRMALAHAASRPGLADDLDKFLSELGWREFNHQLLFNLPDLAKVNVRPEFDRFAWRGDPAALAAWRRGRTGYPLVDAGMRELWATGFMHNRVRMVVASFLVKHLLIDWRVGEAWFWDTLVDADLANNAANWQWTAGSGADAAPFFRIFNPVAQGERFDPEGAYVRRWVPELAGMPAGYIHAPWTAPAAVLAQAGMRLGRDYPHPIVEHAEARARALAAFQDLRTGD; encoded by the coding sequence ATGGTCGGAGCAAACCCGGCCCGCCCTGCGCTGGTCTGGTTCCGCCAGGACTTGAGGCTCGCGGACAATCCCGCCCTGGCGGCCGCCGCCGCCAGCGGGCGGCCGATCATTCCCGTCTTCGTGCTGGCGGTGGGCGATACGACACGGCCGCGTGGCGCTGCGTCGCTCTGGTGGCTGGACAAGTCCCTGCGCAAGCTGGCCGAAAGCCTGGAGGCGAAAGGCCTGCGCCTGGTCCTGCGGCTCGGCGATCCTCAGGTGCAGCTATTGAGCCTGGCCCAGGAGGTCGGGGCGGGCCTGGTGGTCTGGAACCGGCTCTACGATCCTGCCGCAGTCGAACGCGACACCGCCATCAAGCGTGACCTGGAAGAGGCGGGCGTGGAGGCGCGCTCGTTCAATGGCGCGCTTCTGAACGAGCCCTGGACCGTGCGCACCGGCGCCGGCGGCCCGTTCAAGGTTTTCACCGCCTATTGGCGGGCCGCAAAGCCGATGGTCGCCGCCGAGCCGGCGCCCGTGATCCCCGACGAGTTGACCGGCCCGCGCGATTGGCCCGCTGGCGACCACCTGGACGACTGGCGGCTGCACCCCACGGCGCCCGACTGGTCGACCGGCTTTTCCGACTGGGCGCCGGGCGAGGCGGGAGCCCTGGCCAGGCTCGAGGACTTTCTGCAGCATGGCCTGAAAGGCTACAGCGAGCGCCGCGACCCGCCAGCCCGCGACGGCGGATCGCGCCTTTCCCCGCATCTGCATTGGGGCGAGATCGGCCCTCGTCAGGTCTGGCGCATGGCCCTGGCGCACGCTGCCAGCCGGCCCGGCCTTGCCGATGACCTGGACAAGTTCCTCAGCGAACTCGGCTGGCGCGAGTTCAATCACCAGTTGCTGTTCAACCTGCCGGATCTGGCAAAGGTCAATGTGCGGCCTGAATTCGACCGCTTCGCCTGGCGCGGCGATCCGGCGGCGCTGGCCGCCTGGCGGCGGGGCCGGACCGGCTATCCCCTGGTCGACGCCGGCATGCGCGAGCTCTGGGCCACCGGCTTCATGCACAACCGCGTGCGCATGGTGGTCGCCTCGTTCCTGGTCAAGCACCTCTTGATCGACTGGCGTGTGGGCGAGGCCTGGTTCTGGGACACCCTGGTCGACGCGGACCTAGCCAACAACGCCGCCAACTGGCAGTGGACCGCCGGCAGCGGCGCCGACGCCGCCCCCTTCTTCCGCATCTTCAATCCCGTAGCCCAGGGCGAGCGGTTCGATCCCGAAGGCGCCTATGTCCGTCGCTGGGTTCCGGAGCTGGCCGGGATGCCTGCCGGCTACATCCACGCGCCCTGGACCGCGCCGGCCGCAGTGCTGGCCCAGGCCGGCATGAGGCTCGGCCGCGACTATCCCCATCCGATTGTCGAACACGCCGAGGCCCGCGCCCGCGCCCTGGCGGCGTTCCAGGACCTGCGAACCGGCGACTGA
- a CDS encoding 3-methyl-2-oxobutanoate dehydrogenase (2-methylpropanoyl-transferring) subunit alpha: MKNSLPLSLHIPEPKVRPGQEPDFSGVKVPPAGAMPRPEIDVDPSSIHELAYGLVRVLDDEGKAVGSWNPKLEPQVLRDGLRAMMLTRAYDDRLYKVQRQGKISFYIKCRGEEAVAVAQAAALAHEDMCFPTYRQQGLLIARGYPLFDMMCQIYSNAADPLKGRQLPSMYSSKAYGFFSISGNLGTQFSQAVGWAMASAYKGDDRIAAAWIGDGATAEADFHHALTFASVYRAPVILNIVNNQWAISSFQGIAGGERTTFAARALGYGLPGLRVDGNDFLAVHAATTWAAERARANLGSTVIELFTYRAEAHSTSDDPGRYRPATEASSWPLGDPIERLKRHLIAIGEWSDEQQTALQAEVDEQVRVTQREAEAQGLLSEGSAPPIREMFAEVYEDMPWHLREQLQSVEG; the protein is encoded by the coding sequence ATGAAGAACAGCCTGCCTCTCTCGCTGCACATTCCGGAGCCCAAGGTCCGGCCTGGCCAGGAGCCGGACTTCAGCGGCGTCAAGGTGCCGCCGGCAGGGGCCATGCCGCGCCCTGAAATCGACGTCGATCCTTCCTCGATCCACGAGTTGGCCTATGGCCTGGTGCGGGTGCTGGACGACGAGGGCAAGGCGGTCGGGTCCTGGAACCCGAAGCTTGAGCCCCAGGTCCTGCGCGACGGCCTGCGCGCCATGATGTTGACCCGCGCCTATGACGACAGGCTCTACAAGGTCCAGCGCCAGGGCAAGATCAGCTTCTACATCAAGTGCCGCGGCGAGGAGGCGGTGGCGGTGGCCCAGGCCGCGGCCCTGGCGCATGAGGACATGTGCTTTCCGACCTACCGCCAGCAGGGCCTTCTGATTGCGCGCGGCTATCCGCTGTTCGACATGATGTGCCAGATCTACTCCAACGCCGCCGACCCGCTGAAGGGCCGCCAGCTGCCCAGCATGTATTCCAGCAAGGCGTACGGCTTCTTCTCGATCTCCGGCAACCTGGGCACCCAGTTCAGTCAGGCGGTGGGCTGGGCCATGGCCTCGGCCTACAAGGGCGACGACCGGATCGCCGCGGCCTGGATCGGCGACGGCGCCACCGCCGAGGCCGACTTCCACCACGCCCTGACCTTCGCTTCGGTCTACCGGGCGCCGGTGATCCTGAACATCGTCAACAACCAGTGGGCCATTTCGTCCTTCCAGGGCATCGCCGGGGGCGAGCGCACCACCTTCGCCGCCCGCGCCCTGGGCTATGGCCTGCCCGGCCTTCGCGTGGACGGCAACGACTTCCTGGCGGTGCATGCGGCCACCACCTGGGCCGCCGAGCGCGCCCGCGCCAACCTCGGCTCGACGGTGATCGAGCTCTTCACCTACCGGGCCGAGGCGCACTCGACCAGCGACGACCCCGGCCGCTATCGGCCGGCGACGGAGGCCAGCAGCTGGCCGCTCGGCGATCCGATCGAGCGCCTGAAGCGGCACCTGATCGCCATCGGTGAATGGTCGGACGAACAACAAACGGCGCTGCAGGCCGAGGTCGACGAACAGGTGCGCGTCACCCAGCGCGAGGCCGAGGCGCAAGGCCTTCTCAGCGAGGGTTCGGCCCCGCCCATCCGCGAGATGTTCGCCGAGGTCTATGAGGACATGCCCTGGCACCTGCGTGAACAGCTGCAGTCGGTGGAGGGCTGA